In one window of Balaenoptera musculus isolate JJ_BM4_2016_0621 chromosome 10, mBalMus1.pri.v3, whole genome shotgun sequence DNA:
- the CRY1 gene encoding cryptochrome-1 isoform X1 produces the protein MGVNAVHWFRKGLRLHDNPALKECIQGADTIRCVYILDPWFAGSSNVGINRWRFLLQCLEDLDANLRKLNSRLFVIRGQPADVFPRLFKEWNITKLSIEYDSEPFGKERDAAIKKLATEAGVEVIVRISHTLYDLDKIIELNGGQPPLTYKRFQTLISKMEPLEIPVETITSEVIEKCTTPLSDDHDEKYGVPSLEELGFDTDGLSSAVWPGGETEALTRLERHLERKAWVANFERPRMNANSLLASPTGLSPYLRFGCLSCRLFYFKLTDLYKKVKKNSSPPLSLYGQLLWREFFYTAATNNPRFDKMEGNPICVQIPWDKNPEALAKWAEGRTGFPWIDAIMTQLRQEGWIHHLARHAVACFLTRGDLWISWEEGMKVFEELLLDADWSINAGSWMWLSCSSFFQQFFHCYCPVGFGRRTDPNGDYIRRYLPVLRGFPAKYIYDPWNAPEGIQKVAKCLIGVNYPKPMVNHAEASRLNIERMKQIYQQLSRYRGLGLLASVPSNPNGNGGLMGYSPGENIPGCSSSGSCTPGSGILHYAHGDSQQTHLLKQGRSSTCTGLSSGKRPSQEEDTQSIGPKVQRQSTN, from the exons ATTTTTGCTTCAATGTCTTGAAGACCTTGATGCCAATCTGCGAAAATTAAACTCTCGTCTGTTTGTGATTCGTGGACAACCAGCAGATGTGTTTCCCAGGCTTTTCAAG GAATGGAACATTACTAAACTTTCAATTGAATATGATTCTGAGCCCTTTGGAAAGGAACGAGATGCAGCTATTAAGAAACTGGCTACTGAAGCTGGAGTAGAAGTAATTGTACGAATTTCACATACATTATATGACCTAGACAA GATCATAGAACTAAATGGTGGACAACCACCTCTTACTTATAAAAGATTCCAGACTCTCATCAGCAAAATGGAACCACTAGAGATACCAGTAGAGACAATTACTTCAGAAGTGATAGAAAAGTGCACAACTCCTCTGTCTGATGACCATGATGAGAAATATGGAGTCCCTTCACTGGAAGAACTAG gttttgaTACAGATGGCTTATCTTCTGCAGTGTGGCCAGGCGGAGAAACTGAAGCACTTACACGTTTGGAAAGGCATTTGGAAAGAAAA GCTTGGGTAGCAAACTTTGAAAGACCTCGAATGAATGCGAATTCCCTGCTCGCTAGCCCTACTGGACTCAGTCCTTATCTCCGATTTGGTTGTTTGTCATGTCGACTATTTTACTTCAAACTGACAGATCTCTACAAAAAG GTAAAAAAGAACagttcccctcccctttccctttatGGGCAACTGTTATGGCGTGAATTTTTCTATACAGCAGCAACAAATAATCCACGCTTTGacaaaatggaaggaaatccCATCTGTGTTCAGATTCCTTGGGATAAGAATCCTGAGGCTTTAGCGAAATGGGCAGAAGGACGGACAGGCTTTCCATGGATTGATGCCATCATGACACAGCTTCGTCAGGAGGGTTGGATCCATCATTTAGCCAGACATGCAGTTGCTTGCTTCCTGACACGAGGTGACCTGTGGATTAGTTGGGAAGAAGGAATGAAG GTATTTGAAGAATTATTGCTTGATGCAGATTGGAGCATAAATGCTGGAAGTTGGATGTGGCTGTCTTGTAGTTCCTTTTTCCAACAGTTTTTTCACTGCTATTGCCCTGTTGGTTTTGGTAGGAGAACAGATCCCAATGGAGACTATATCAG ACGTTATTTGCCTGTCCTAAGAGGCTTCCCTGCAAAATATATCTATGATCCCTGGAATGCACCAGAAGGTATTCAAAAGGTAGCCAAATGTTTGATAGGAGTTAATTATCCTAAACCAATGGTGAACCATGCTGAGGCGAGCCGTTTGAATATTGAGAGGATGAAACAGATCTATCAGCAGCTTTCACGATATAGAGGACTAG gtCTTCTTGCATCAGTGCCATCTAATCCTAATGGGAATGGAGGCCTCATGGGGTATTCTCCTGGAGAAAATATCCCAGGTTGTAGCAGCAGTGGAA GTTGCACTCCAGGGAGTGGTATTTTACATTATGCTCATGGAGATAGTCAGCAAACTCACCTATTAAAGCAAG gaAGAAGCTCCACGTGCACTGGTCTCAGCAGTGGGAAACGTCCTAGTCAGGAAGAGGACACACAGAGTATCGGTCCTAAAGTCCAGAGACAGAGCACTAATTAG
- the CRY1 gene encoding cryptochrome-1 isoform X3 gives MCFPGFSRLLEKSLHKIIISCQRRHVFGEWNITKLSIEYDSEPFGKERDAAIKKLATEAGVEVIVRISHTLYDLDKIIELNGGQPPLTYKRFQTLISKMEPLEIPVETITSEVIEKCTTPLSDDHDEKYGVPSLEELGFDTDGLSSAVWPGGETEALTRLERHLERKAWVANFERPRMNANSLLASPTGLSPYLRFGCLSCRLFYFKLTDLYKKVKKNSSPPLSLYGQLLWREFFYTAATNNPRFDKMEGNPICVQIPWDKNPEALAKWAEGRTGFPWIDAIMTQLRQEGWIHHLARHAVACFLTRGDLWISWEEGMKVFEELLLDADWSINAGSWMWLSCSSFFQQFFHCYCPVGFGRRTDPNGDYIRRYLPVLRGFPAKYIYDPWNAPEGIQKVAKCLIGVNYPKPMVNHAEASRLNIERMKQIYQQLSRYRGLGLLASVPSNPNGNGGLMGYSPGENIPGCSSSGSCTPGSGILHYAHGDSQQTHLLKQGRSSTCTGLSSGKRPSQEEDTQSIGPKVQRQSTN, from the exons ATGTGTTTCCCAGGCTTTTCAAGGTTATTGGAAAAATCTTTGCATAAAATAATAATCTCTTGTCAGAGAAGACACGTATTTGGG GAATGGAACATTACTAAACTTTCAATTGAATATGATTCTGAGCCCTTTGGAAAGGAACGAGATGCAGCTATTAAGAAACTGGCTACTGAAGCTGGAGTAGAAGTAATTGTACGAATTTCACATACATTATATGACCTAGACAA GATCATAGAACTAAATGGTGGACAACCACCTCTTACTTATAAAAGATTCCAGACTCTCATCAGCAAAATGGAACCACTAGAGATACCAGTAGAGACAATTACTTCAGAAGTGATAGAAAAGTGCACAACTCCTCTGTCTGATGACCATGATGAGAAATATGGAGTCCCTTCACTGGAAGAACTAG gttttgaTACAGATGGCTTATCTTCTGCAGTGTGGCCAGGCGGAGAAACTGAAGCACTTACACGTTTGGAAAGGCATTTGGAAAGAAAA GCTTGGGTAGCAAACTTTGAAAGACCTCGAATGAATGCGAATTCCCTGCTCGCTAGCCCTACTGGACTCAGTCCTTATCTCCGATTTGGTTGTTTGTCATGTCGACTATTTTACTTCAAACTGACAGATCTCTACAAAAAG GTAAAAAAGAACagttcccctcccctttccctttatGGGCAACTGTTATGGCGTGAATTTTTCTATACAGCAGCAACAAATAATCCACGCTTTGacaaaatggaaggaaatccCATCTGTGTTCAGATTCCTTGGGATAAGAATCCTGAGGCTTTAGCGAAATGGGCAGAAGGACGGACAGGCTTTCCATGGATTGATGCCATCATGACACAGCTTCGTCAGGAGGGTTGGATCCATCATTTAGCCAGACATGCAGTTGCTTGCTTCCTGACACGAGGTGACCTGTGGATTAGTTGGGAAGAAGGAATGAAG GTATTTGAAGAATTATTGCTTGATGCAGATTGGAGCATAAATGCTGGAAGTTGGATGTGGCTGTCTTGTAGTTCCTTTTTCCAACAGTTTTTTCACTGCTATTGCCCTGTTGGTTTTGGTAGGAGAACAGATCCCAATGGAGACTATATCAG ACGTTATTTGCCTGTCCTAAGAGGCTTCCCTGCAAAATATATCTATGATCCCTGGAATGCACCAGAAGGTATTCAAAAGGTAGCCAAATGTTTGATAGGAGTTAATTATCCTAAACCAATGGTGAACCATGCTGAGGCGAGCCGTTTGAATATTGAGAGGATGAAACAGATCTATCAGCAGCTTTCACGATATAGAGGACTAG gtCTTCTTGCATCAGTGCCATCTAATCCTAATGGGAATGGAGGCCTCATGGGGTATTCTCCTGGAGAAAATATCCCAGGTTGTAGCAGCAGTGGAA GTTGCACTCCAGGGAGTGGTATTTTACATTATGCTCATGGAGATAGTCAGCAAACTCACCTATTAAAGCAAG gaAGAAGCTCCACGTGCACTGGTCTCAGCAGTGGGAAACGTCCTAGTCAGGAAGAGGACACACAGAGTATCGGTCCTAAAGTCCAGAGACAGAGCACTAATTAG
- the CRY1 gene encoding cryptochrome-1 isoform X2, which translates to MGVNAVHWFRKGLRLHDNPALKECIQGADTIRCVYILDPWFAGSSNVGINRWRFLLQCLEDLDANLRKLNSRLFVIRGQPADVFPRLFKEWNITKLSIEYDSEPFGKERDAAIKKLATEAGVEVIVRISHTLYDLDKIIELNGGQPPLTYKRFQTLISKMEPLEIPVETITSEVIEKCTTPLSDDHDEKYGVPSLEELGFDTDGLSSAVWPGGETEALTRLERHLERKAWVANFERPRMNANSLLASPTGLSPYLRFGCLSCRLFYFKLTDLYKKVKKNSSPPLSLYGQLLWREFFYTAATNNPRFDKMEGNPICVQIPWDKNPEALAKWAEGRTGFPWIDAIMTQLRQEGWIHHLARHAVACFLTRGDLWISWEEGMKVFEELLLDADWSINAGSWMWLSCSSFFQQFFHCYCPVGFGRRTDPNGDYIRRYLPVLRGFPAKYIYDPWNAPEGIQKVAKCLIGVNYPKPMVNHAEASRLNIERMKQIYQQLSRYRGLGLLASVPSNPNGNGGLMGYSPGENIPGCSSSGRRSSTCTGLSSGKRPSQEEDTQSIGPKVQRQSTN; encoded by the exons ATTTTTGCTTCAATGTCTTGAAGACCTTGATGCCAATCTGCGAAAATTAAACTCTCGTCTGTTTGTGATTCGTGGACAACCAGCAGATGTGTTTCCCAGGCTTTTCAAG GAATGGAACATTACTAAACTTTCAATTGAATATGATTCTGAGCCCTTTGGAAAGGAACGAGATGCAGCTATTAAGAAACTGGCTACTGAAGCTGGAGTAGAAGTAATTGTACGAATTTCACATACATTATATGACCTAGACAA GATCATAGAACTAAATGGTGGACAACCACCTCTTACTTATAAAAGATTCCAGACTCTCATCAGCAAAATGGAACCACTAGAGATACCAGTAGAGACAATTACTTCAGAAGTGATAGAAAAGTGCACAACTCCTCTGTCTGATGACCATGATGAGAAATATGGAGTCCCTTCACTGGAAGAACTAG gttttgaTACAGATGGCTTATCTTCTGCAGTGTGGCCAGGCGGAGAAACTGAAGCACTTACACGTTTGGAAAGGCATTTGGAAAGAAAA GCTTGGGTAGCAAACTTTGAAAGACCTCGAATGAATGCGAATTCCCTGCTCGCTAGCCCTACTGGACTCAGTCCTTATCTCCGATTTGGTTGTTTGTCATGTCGACTATTTTACTTCAAACTGACAGATCTCTACAAAAAG GTAAAAAAGAACagttcccctcccctttccctttatGGGCAACTGTTATGGCGTGAATTTTTCTATACAGCAGCAACAAATAATCCACGCTTTGacaaaatggaaggaaatccCATCTGTGTTCAGATTCCTTGGGATAAGAATCCTGAGGCTTTAGCGAAATGGGCAGAAGGACGGACAGGCTTTCCATGGATTGATGCCATCATGACACAGCTTCGTCAGGAGGGTTGGATCCATCATTTAGCCAGACATGCAGTTGCTTGCTTCCTGACACGAGGTGACCTGTGGATTAGTTGGGAAGAAGGAATGAAG GTATTTGAAGAATTATTGCTTGATGCAGATTGGAGCATAAATGCTGGAAGTTGGATGTGGCTGTCTTGTAGTTCCTTTTTCCAACAGTTTTTTCACTGCTATTGCCCTGTTGGTTTTGGTAGGAGAACAGATCCCAATGGAGACTATATCAG ACGTTATTTGCCTGTCCTAAGAGGCTTCCCTGCAAAATATATCTATGATCCCTGGAATGCACCAGAAGGTATTCAAAAGGTAGCCAAATGTTTGATAGGAGTTAATTATCCTAAACCAATGGTGAACCATGCTGAGGCGAGCCGTTTGAATATTGAGAGGATGAAACAGATCTATCAGCAGCTTTCACGATATAGAGGACTAG gtCTTCTTGCATCAGTGCCATCTAATCCTAATGGGAATGGAGGCCTCATGGGGTATTCTCCTGGAGAAAATATCCCAGGTTGTAGCAGCAGTGGAA gaAGAAGCTCCACGTGCACTGGTCTCAGCAGTGGGAAACGTCCTAGTCAGGAAGAGGACACACAGAGTATCGGTCCTAAAGTCCAGAGACAGAGCACTAATTAG